Genomic DNA from Equus asinus isolate D_3611 breed Donkey chromosome 10, EquAss-T2T_v2, whole genome shotgun sequence:
GGAGAGTCAGTACTTGCCTGTCTATTCCCCAAGGTGTAGCTGTtgcagctgctgctggggctCACAGTGACCTTCTCCCTACAGGGCTCACAGTGCAGGGTGAGCCTGGCTACAGCCAACCTCTGAACAGCTGCAGTACCTGCCTGTGAGAGAAGGAACCCTGGAATCCACAGACTAATTTTCCacacctttccttctttcctctgctATTGCTCCTTTTCCAGGatttgagaaaactgaaaacaacccgcAGCTCCAGGAGGTGGACCACGGAGCATGAGTGGCACGCTTCCCTGCTGGTCTGGCTCCCAGTCTGCACCCTGAGGGCGCTCTGACTGGGCTGCCACTATGTTTGCTGCATCAGAGGTGGCGGCTGCGGATAAGCCTTACGTGTGCAGTGAGTGCGGCAAGAGTTTCCGCTACAGTACGGTGCTGCTGCGGCACGAGCGTGCCCATGGCGGAGACAGCCGCTTCCGTTGCCTAGACTGCGGGGAACGCTGCGCACAGGCCGCCGACCTCCGAGCGCACCAACGCGCCCATACCGGCCAGACGCTCTACATCTGCAGTGACTGCGGCCAGAGCTTCCGCCACAGTGGCCGCCTCGACCTGCACCAGAGCACGCACAGGCGGCAAAGCCGCTCCTGCCCCTGCCGTGCTTGCGGCCGCCGCTTCCCACACCTCCCAGCTCTAATGCTGCACCGGCGCCGCCGGCACCCACCTGAGCGGCCCAGCCGCTGTCCGCTGTGCTCCCGCACCTTCCGCCAGAGTGCGCTGTGCTTCCACCAGGCGAGGGCGCACCCGTGGGGGACACCTGCCCCGGCAGCCGACTTGCTCCACCGCTGTGCACAGTGCCCACGGGCGTTTCGCAGCAGCACCGGGCTGCGGTGCCATGAGCGCGTCCATGCGGCCCAGAGCCATGGCAGCTCCACACCCCGGCAGCCATGCGCTCCAGCCACACACCAGTGTGGCGTGTGTGGCAAGAGCTTCTCCAAGAGCTCCACGCTAACGCGACACTTGCAGACGCACTCAGGTGAGAAACCCTTCAAATGCCCCGAGTGCGGCAAGGGCTTCTCAGAGAGCGCCACGCTGGGGCGCCATCAGCGCACACACACGGGTGAGAAGCCCTACGCGTGCCCCGACTGTGGGCGCTGCTTCAGCGAGAGCTCCACGCTGCTGCGCCACAGGCGCAGCCACCAGGGTGAGCGGCCGCATGCATGCTCCACCTGCGGCAAGGGCTTTGGACAGCGCTCCGACCTGGTGGTGCACCAGCGCATCCACACGGGTGAGAGGCCTTTCCCATGTCCTGAGTGCAACCACCGCTTCAGTGACCGCTCAGACCTCACCAAGCACCGGCGCACGCACACGGGCGAGAAGCCCTACCGCTGCGAGTTGTGCGGAAAACTCTTCACGTGCGTGTCCAACCTCAATGTGCACCGGCGCAACCACGCCGGCCAGAAGCCCCACAAGTGCCCCGAGTGTGGCAAGGCCTTCAGCGTGGGCTCGAAGCTGGAGCTGCACCGCAAGACGCACCTGGGCGAGCGGCCAGCAGAATGTGCCGAGTGTGGCAAATGCTTCAGCCACAGCCGCTCACTGTCACAGCACCAGCGGGCCCACACGCGTGCTCGCACTGCCGCCGCCACCCAGGCCCCACTGGGAGCTGCCCTCATCTTTGCTGGGCAGGCAGGACAGGAAAAGCTAGAAGTTTCTCTGTCCCGGTTGAGGGAGACTTGCTGAGAGACTCCTCTGGAGTGTGCTAGGCAAGCATCAATACACTGCCACAGGGATGGTGGGGCAACTCACAGATGGACGTTGTGGGACGTCGTGGAAGGGCAGCACCGCCTGTCCCCTTTCCCTATCTCTGTTGGTAGCCTTTCACCTGGCCTCCTGCCACACCCCTACAGCGACTTCCCTTGTCAGCTCTTTTCCTGTCCTCAGCCCTTCTGCCCTCTGCGGTGTAGCTGCAGGGAGGGGAAAACCTCCCAGACCCCAGCATGGAAGAGAGCCCAGATGCTGGTGTGGTCCTCCACTGCTGTTGTGCTCTCAGGGGtttcttgttttctcatctgtgttgTCTTCTCCTGTCCCATCTCCTTTTTCTAGTCTgagtctcctccctctctccttcccggGGGCTTTTGCTATTGTGCCTCTTCAGGTAATGATCACACATGTGGTCACACACACCCTACCTGCCCTGTGGTCTTGCCTCTTGGTTCTACTTGACTGTTGGTCTCTCTGCTGCTTTCCTCCTGGGCTTCTGAGAGATGGTGGGAGAGCTCACTTCAATGAAGGACATTTACACGCCAGAAGGACCTAGCCTACTGCCTGGCAGAGATGGCCCACCCACATCAAGGTGGGCGggacacctcagcatggctgcctGCCTATCCCATAGGCCAGACCTGATGGTGTCCAGATCCAGGTGCCTCTCAGGACAGAGTTCTCCTGAGAGGCACCACCAGAGGTGGGTGGCATTAGCTCTGGAACCTGGGCCAAGACCACATGGGTCCACAAAGCCAGGCACTGCCAATTTTAGCATCAGAATGTTATTTCTAAATCAAGCCTGGAgccatggggaaactgagctcCACAGAGGTAACAGTGCAGGGTGGAAAATCCCCTGGAATTGGCCAGAGATTTTTTGCTTATGGCTGGTGAAATAAAGAGTTGCTTATTTGGGTTCTGGATCCCCAGAGCCCCCCTTTGTCAAATGTGAGGCTGCTGTCTTTGCAGACTTCAGGAGTGATCCAAGAGCCAGGCCCTTTCAAAGTTCCAAGGTCTTGTCCCTTCCAAAGGTAGCTCAGCCATCTTGCAAGTACGGGCCCCTCTATTTTGCACTGGAAGACAGTACTATTCAGGGGCCTATACATTTGGTTCTCTTGGTCAATGGAGAGTACAAATGTGGCCAGGATCACATACCTCTTTTCCTGCTCCAGCCCATTTCTCTGGAATGACCCAGCACTCTCCATACGGTCACGGCCTGCCCTGCTTAAGTGCAAGGGTAGGTGTGATACTCCATAGAAAGGGCTGCAAACTGCCAAAGCAAATTGGGAAAGAAAGCTGGGTCCTCAAGGTGGGGGCAGATAGGGGCCTGCAGAGAGAGGAACAGGGCCTACGCCTATGGTGCACTTCAGGCACATGCCAGCAGAGCCTGCTTCCAAAGGAATCAGGTGCCAAAACACTCGCTCTGCCCACACACGTCCATGTAAAATACTGGGTTTATTCTGTCCTTTAGGAAGACTAAAGTAGCCTGGGTCCCCTAGAGCCCAGTCTTGCCCCCACTCTGCTCTTCCTGTCGTTCTAGTTCCAGGGACCAGGCATCTGGCTCTTCTCCTCCTTGCTCCTTTTCAGTCCCTGGGGTCTCGCTCCCCAAAGCCTGGGGAATGCTCACTGCTGAGGGAGCAGGGTCGGAGCCTGAGGAACTGGAGAGGGCCTGGACCCATCACTGGACCCCAGGGGTGTAGGGGAAGAGATGCTGGCACAGGGCTCCAGTAGGCCAGGTGACTCTTGTGGGGCTGGGTGCAGGGTTGGGTGGCTTTTGCTGCGGTGAGCTGCAACACTGTCTGGCTTCTCAAAGCACTTGCCACAGAACTCACAAGGGAAGCGCAGAGTAGCTGCTGTCTCTGCATGCTTGCGCCGGTGCCAGTTCAGGGAGGCCTTCTGGCGGCAGGTGAACCCGCAGATCTCACACCTGAGCCAGGGAcatcagagggaaggaaggggcctCAGTCCACCTTGACATCCCCAGGGGTTCCTTCTGCTCCCAGCTGCCACTGTCCTGCCAGCCTCCctgccagccctccctcccccacactcACTGCaggggtttctctccagtgtggatgCGCCGGTGGATGATGAGGTTGCTGCTGGTGCGGAAAGACCGAGCGCAGAACTCACAGATGTAGTCCCGGGTATCTGCGAGTGCATGGGGGACACCCCAGCATCCATCCCCAGGCTGTGGCCCCTCCTCAGCCCACCCCACTCCACATACCCAGGAGTACTGTCCCGGTTCAGCCTGCATATCCCACCCTTTCCAGCCCTCAAGAGTGCCTTGTGGCTGTCAGCAGTCAATTTCCTCCCTTGTCTtttcccctgcccctgccctccctgccagCTATCACAGCACCTGCCCGTTGCCAGTCTCCAGCAGCTCTCATAGGCCTGCTGTCGTTTTTCTCCTACACCCCCAAGCCTCAGGGCCTGCATGGAGGAGGTATCCTTGCCTGTCATGGCATCCTTTAGACCTCTGTCCCACCACTGCACTGTATATCCTGCCAtcagaccacacacacacctgcagccTTCACCCCCTTCACTCCCCTGTGCTCCACACAACTGTCTCCAAGCCCTCTCCTCGGCCACCCCTCCTGCTGTCGTTTTGTTTTATACATGTCCAGCACTCCACTTCTCTGTTCCCTGACCTTCACTGACCTGGTCCCCCACCATTctcagccacctctcccaggtCATACCCCATCACTGTACCACCTTGAAATCACAGTTTCAAGCAACCCAAATTCAGCTATGGCCTCCTACTTTTTCCTGCTACAATAATCCCATGACTCCAGGCTGCCAGTCCAGTGGCCCGCTGCCTTTCCACAGGGTGTCTTTATAGCCTTTCTTCATTCATACTACCAATTAATCTGTTCCCCTCTCCTTCAGCTGTACCTGCTTGGTTAAAACCCAACTCAGGATAAACACAACCCTTGGCCTGCTTCAGGCCTGAGCATGTGTGCTGAGGAGCCCAcaaccacctccctcccccagcctctccttTCATCCACAACCACAAGTCTCAAGTCTCCTATGCCTCTGCATTTCCCTGGTCAGTTTACTCTCCCACTCTCTACAATCCAGAAGGCCATTTTCATACCACCTCCTCTCTCCACCAGCCTCATTCAGCAGTGATCTCGTTCAAGTCACCAAGAAAAGAGAAGCCAGAAGAGAAGGCCCACATCCACCCCTGACCTAATCCACCAGCCAACTTGCTTCTGTGCCCGTATATGTGAATACTCCCTGCTCCCCTGTGGCCACCCTCCAACTGTGCCTGAGACACACCCTTCCTCACTAAATTGAGGTTGCCCATCCTACTCCATCAGCAAGCCTTTCCTCCCTGTGGGATTCTTCCCATCTCTGCGCCAAAATCTCACAGCCCTCCAGTTAAGACCCCATTTCTCTTATTTGTTTTCACAGCAAAACTCCAAAGAGTTGCCCATAGTCActgtctccacttcctcagcTCTTTTCTGCCTTGAACCCACTCCATTCTGGCTGTCACCTCCCTTGTCACATGCCATGTCACCTGGTCAAGGATGGCTTCTCGCTGCCAGTCCAGTGGCCTGTCCTCATCCTCATCTTACCTGGCCCTGCAGCACTGGCACAACTCACCGCTGCCTCCTCCCTGAAGCACTTTCTCCACTTGGCTCCTCAGAGCCCACTCTCTTTGCCTGCCTCAACTGCCCCTCTGCCGCTGCCCTTCTCACTTGCTCTGCTTGGACTTCTTGTCTAATTATGCTCGCTCCCTccatgtaagtacactctattcACAGCTCCAAATACCGTCCATGTTGAGCATGATGAACACATTTTCTTCCCCCACCGTCTTCCCAAACTCCAGATTCACATCTTCTGGGATGCCTAATAAGCATGTCTCAAATAAAAGGACCCTTTCTCAAAGCCCGCTTCTCCCTTGTTTTCGGGAAATCACGTCATCTTCTGCCTAGGTGCTCAGGCCAGAATCTCCTAAGTCAGCCCTGACTCCCCCCGCCCATCCCAACCGAGGCCAATCTGTGCTTCCCACAACAGCCCTTCTGGTTCCACCATCACACTCAGGTCAGCCTCCAGCCACTTCTCACCAACTTGCCCGCACCAGTGCATCCAGGCTACTGTCTGTGCACTGCACATTCCTGCAGTCCCCCATTCTCTACATGGTAGCCACAGAGTTCCTATGAAAGTCAATTGTGTTCCTCCACTGCTCAAGACCCTGAGACGGAGCGCATCTCATTCAGGCAGGAGCCAGGCCATTCTGTTGGTCGTCTTGGAGGCCTCTACCACCTATCtgatctctcctttcctttctaacCTCCTGGCCTCCTCTCCATTCCTGGAATGCGCCATGCAGATGCCAGTTCAGGTCTGTCAACGTGGATAGGTCTCCATTCCTCCCTTCACTTAAGTCTTTGCTCAAAGCACCTTCCCTTTCTAAGAGAGCAACTCCTCTCTCAcactctcctctctttccctgctTCACATCTCTTCATAGCCTTGTATCACTAGAGAGGACATCTTAAGAGGTCAGGACTGCCAGCTTTGTTCCCTGCTGTTCGATACAGCAGCACTGCTGTAGAACATCTAGGTGCCGTTCTagtcccagcacctagaacagtctCAAGCAGGCAGGTGCCCAACACAAAGAGAATGCAGGATGAGCGAGTGTCAGTCATCCCAGACAGGTGTGGCAGGACCTACAGATAGGAGGTGATGGGGCCAACAGGGGAAAGTGAAGGGACCCACACGGAGGTAAAGTGCCCCACAGAGGGAAGCGACAGGACCCATAGAGAGGGAGGTAAAGGGACCCACTGAGGGAGATGACAGGACCCCCAAGGGAGAGGTGAGGAGGCATTTCCACCACTCACCACTATGCAGCTTCACATGCTCCTTCAGGTGTTTCTTAAAGTTGAAGGACTTCCCACAAGCCGGCTCCGGGCAGGAGAAGGACTTTTGGTGGATGTGCTGGTACTTCTTGTGGTGCTAGAGAAGGAAGCAGGTGGTGTCCTCAAGGAGACTGCCAGAACTGACCCTGCAGGCAAGCTCCGCTGCCCCTTCGCCATCCCCCAGCAGTTCTCCCTGTCACCGCCAGCTCACATCATCCTGACTAGTCCTCACCCTGATCCCATCCCATCCTGATCCCCACTCTGCCCTCAACTTGTGTTATTTCACCTCCTTGCCACACCCTCCCCTGCAATGCTCAGTTCCCTGTACAAAGTGCCACTCTGGTGACAGTCCTGGTTCCTCAACCATGGATTTGCTACCTGCCAGGGATGGAAATACATTTTGGGTGGGTATGATTATCCTCTGATGTCAGTATTAATGTACAACAATATCGCCTAGATTGCCTACTTTTTATTGACAGCTCACCACAGGTAAATATTGTATGATGTTCTCCTAAATCTGCTTTGGAAACACACACCCTCAACCTGAACACGTTTAAGGGTAGTATATTCTTCAACCTTAACTCTCTAGTTATTTCCgggaaatatttctctttttatctgaCCTAATTTCACATCCTGTCTCACTAAAGTGCATGGACTTTCCCCTTCTCCATAATCCCATTTTCTCATAGTTAAACTGCTGCTGGGGGCTGCTTCAGTCTCCTCCATCAACAGGCTCAAGTACGTCTGACCAGCACTGCTGAATGTTCTCCTCAGTCCAGAGCTTCAACGCCACTTGGGGACTTTCCCCCTCCAAAGTCTCTCCGAAATCCCATCCACCTGTGCCTCTCCATCCCTCAGATGTGGGCTCTCTCCAGCCTCTGGACCTGCCCTGTGACGGCTCCAGCTGAGTGTGGAGCTGGGgtccttccctctctgtgcctcaaaccTTTCCTGCAGTGAGGCTGGGGAGAGGACCATCTCCCAGTTCTCCCGGTGCCAGAACCACCCACTCAAGCCAGCAGGGTGAGGTGGGCAGAGAGCAGACTCGGGAACCCCAGCGCTATCACACACGCCAAGGAGCCTTGGGCGAtgcttaacctttctgtgtgcctttgtttcctcatctgcaaagcagGAACAATATCAGCACCTACTCCATAGGGATGCTGCGAAGATCAAAAGACTTGACACACgtcaagtgcttagaacagtcaTAGCACCCCAAGAGCCTGACGAATGCCACTGTCATCTGTGTGCGGTCCTTGGAGGGCCAGTGCAACAAGCAGTAGCGGACAGCGGGTGCGCACCTGAAGCTTGGTTTTTCCTGGTTTTTTCACCTTATCTACCAGTCGTCTGACTGATTATTAACTGTAGGCAAGCTCTGCTCATACCCCAacccttctcttcctggcttcaAATCCCTCCACGCCCCAGGCTCCATTGCCTGAGCTGCTCCTTCagcccttctccccagccccagcgGCCACACAGAACCCAACCTGTGCCCCTCACACCCTCACATTCAAATACTGCCGGTTGGAGAAGATCCTTCCACAGCCAGGGAAGTCACATGGCAGCAGCTCTCTTTTGGCAGCTTTCCTGGGGGAGGAGAATAGGGAAAAGCATGAGGACTACAGCAGGCTCTCCTCTACCTCCCTCCTCTCACCCCCTTCCCCAGAACCCCCTACCCCAGTCCTACCTAATTCTCTTAGGGCCGATCTGTGCGGTGTCCTCATCCCAGGTGGAGGCCAGAGCAGAGGGAGACTGActcccagggctgtgggcagcaaAGAGGAAGCAGAGGGCCTCAAGAGAGAGCCATGTTGCAGGATGCCCCTGCCCTCTGTCTCAGCCATCAGGTTACCTGGCCATGGGCTGACTCTGCTGGGCCACTTGAAGGGTCCCGGTGAGCTCCAGCTGTACCCCGACTTCTGCAGGCAGAGGAGCTCCAGAACCCAATGAGGATGCTGATGAGGGTGGCAGAGCAAAAGGAACTGGGGGAGCTTCGGGGGCCATGGATGTCTCCCCCTCCTTAAGTTCGTGGGTgacaggggaagggggtgggtgtggggcaTCTGGCTCACTGCTGAAAGGAGAATGAAGAGAATGAGGGCATTCTCTCTGGGCCTTCAGCCCAACCCCAGCCCCTATATCGCAAAGATCCCAAACTTGGAACAACCCAACTCCTATCCCACGATCTCTGTTCACATCTGCTTTCAGCCTTCCTTCTCCCCCAGAGCCTAATTTTACCCCCTTCCACCAAATTCAAAGCCTCCGGTTCTTTATGCCTTCTCCAAAGTCCAGCTTGCCCTCACCACCAACAAGCTCTTCCACAGAGTCTGCAAAGCTCTGGGTTCCCTGAccagctgccccctccctcctcctgctctgctAAGCATCCTCCCTCAGCCCCAACTTGCTCATCTGGGGAGGAGCTGTAGGTCCATGGGCTGGCATCACTGAGCATCTcctcttcatcttcatcttcctccttctcctcttcttctcctggGGGCAGGAAGGTCTCTGGTAGGGGTCCCACCCCCCTGCAGGTTCAAGGAAGGCAAGCTTGAGGTCCTACATGCTCACCCAGACTATCCACCAGGTCTATCCtgtctctcccacccccaacctcaCCTGGGCAACCTGGCCTCCTGAGTCCTCTCATCATGCTCAGATTCCAGACCTGTTGGCACAGGTAGGGTCAAAGGGGAAGGAACTCTGGGCTGGAGGGATGAGGACAGGTGGAATTCTAAGGTCTGAAGTGGTAGGAGGACTcttagaaggaagaggagaggacagaggctACTGGAGTGGGAGGGggtattttattttagagatgatatgttcacatggttcaaaaaaataaagtataaaaaggTACATTGTGAAAAAAACCTCCTTTCCAATACTGTTCCCCAGTCACCTAGCTCTTGCCACAGGCAACCTGATTTCCTACAAGCCCGTCCAGAGATATCTGATACAATCATAAGCACATGCAAATAGACATTCTTTCTCCCCTTATTTTTCCAACAATGGTAACTTACCAATATATGCTATTCTGTATTTTGCTTTTCATACCTAAAAACATATTTCAGGATATATTTCCTTATCAGTATAGAGTTTTTCCATTGAGAAAGGATCATTTTTAGAGAATAGGGTTCTGAGCTACAGAGATGGGAATacttttccctcccttttctccacaactctTCTTTTTCCCAGCCTACCTGCAGGCTCCTGCCTGCTCCTGGCCTCTGGGCACCAGCTTCTTGGGGCAGTACTTGGAAGGACTGGCCTGGGCTCCTCTGGAGGTGTGGGGCCTGAAGAGGGGCCCCAGGAGAAGGTGTGGCCTGCTGAGCACTCCCACACAAGCCCCCCTTCTCGGCCCCCAGGCCCCCGCAGCCCAGGCACCAGGCTGCACTCTCGGCTGTGTGCATGAGACAGGAGCACCAGATACTGCAAACCCTTGGGGGGCAAAGGCTTGGGACCTGGAGGGGTGAAGGTGACAGTCAGGGCAAGCTGCGAGGCCCTCTACTCTTGCCCTGGAGAACCATACCCAGATAGCCCTGTCCCCCAACCCACTGGGCAACCAGGTTCTTAGTCCAGTTTACCATTCTTCATAGCCCAGAACCCCAAGGTCTTGAGACATTGCTCCCTTCCCCACAGGCTGCCCCCATGGAACTACCTTGGGCTCCCCAACTCCCCCACCTCTTCTCAAACTCACTCAGTTCCCTCTAATCCAATCCCCTGAGGGAGGTGTTCCCAGGTCACATCACTCCCTGTTGCCCCTTTTCCCTCTCTGGCTCCTAAGCCCTCACCTCCAGCCATTCCCTACCTACCTGCACAGAGCACACAGACTGAAGAAGTGTACCTGTCAAGGGGACAAGAGGCAGGTCAAGTCCGGCCCCAGCTGGCCAACTGCCCTCAGCTGTGGGCGCTCACATACTTGGGAGCCAACCCTAAGGATCCCCTATTCGCTGGGGACCAAGAGGAGGGGACAGGACCGTGGGAAGCCACAAATCACACAGGCAATCCTGTTAAAGTGAGAAATCTGCCCGTGGAAAGTAGCAGCGGGCCAGCAGCTGGCCCTGGGAATGGGCCTGGGTGTTGTGCGTGGGTGCCCTCCCCCAGAGCCTTGGCCCTGGCTTCTAACCGGTCCAGCAGGAACTTGGCGAGCTGGGAGTGCAGGGAGAAGCCCAGCTGCTCCTTGAGGAGGCACCATTGCTCCATGTGGCCGCCCAGGCGGATGCGGCACTTGCTGCGGCGTGCGTCCAGCTGTCGCCGCTTCTCTCGCCGCGTGCGGCATGCGTCCGCCGGGGAGGCAGCCATGGGCACCAGGGCCTGCAGGATGGAGGAAACACGCATGTGAGCCGACCTGATGGGGGCCCAGTGGCCTGGGCTCCACCTGCTGCTcgggcctgtttcctcatcactGAATCGAGGCAGGGCTAAACCATTTCAACAGCATTCACTGCCATTGGGCCCAAACCTCTCCTACTTACAGGGCGCGCGAACTAACGCAATGGGGTGGATGTCGTGGGGTAGGAGTTAGGGGGACAGGgtcaaaatcagaaaaacagcCTGACCCCGGGCTCACTGAAGTGTTGAAGCAGGAGGTATGGGGAAGGGATGTGAGATTTTCATGGGGAAATTTCAGCTGGGGGTGGACTGGGGCTACGTAACAGTTTAATCTTGAAGAGGGCATGGGCCTTTACTGGCTGAGGGGGGAAGGAGAGGTCGTGTGCATTGGGGCGCTCGatgtgggtggggcctggggtcGGGGGGTCTGGagggctccccccacccccgtctcGGGCCGCCCCACTTAACCCTCACAATGCGTGGGACGGGCCAATCCCAAAGACAGCTTCCAGGCGGCCCAGACAGCCCGCCGCGGCCCACCCAAACCCCAGCCTTACCTGCGCACCCCCACCCGCCCTCAACCCGACTGCGCCTGCGCCTCTCCCGCCTCCTCGTGCGCGGGCCCAGAGAGCCGCAGAAGGACAGGGGCCCACCTCGAGCGCGCGCCGCCGCCGTTTCTCTTTTAAGAGGAAGCCGTCCCCCTCCGCGTCGGCGGCTCCAGCCCGGAACTAGGGCcggggccggggggaggggagagtcGGAGGCGGGCGGCGTGCGCCTGCGCACTGGCCGCTCCGCGCAACGCCTGCCGGGAACCGTGGTTCCCCACATATTATCCATGCGCATCGCTGAACCCTGCCAGAGTTGTGGACAGCCTGCTTCCGTGGCGGGTGCGTGCGCTTGATGACCAAAGTCTTGTGGAAATGGACTGGATAGGGCCAGGTCCAACTCCTGTGTGCCCAACCCCAGCCCTTCTAGCCTGCCCAAGAATGTCTCCTCTGCAATTGTTCCCATTTTGTACTTCACCTTCAATTTCCCTCTCTCATTTGCCACCAACAAGCAAACACGTGCTGCAGAATAAGCCACCTTAAAAACCAACTAGAGCTTTCTCAAGACCCCAATGTCCCCGCCAGCTATTGCCCATTCCTTCTGTTCGCATCAGAAAATCCTCTGAAAAGTTGCCTAGATTCACTGTGGACTCTTCCTCACTTACCATTCTCTCTTCTATTGACTCCAATGGGGTTTTCCTCTCTACCAAGCTACTGGAATGATGCTTCTCAAGGCCACTTGCGGTGGCCACGTTG
This window encodes:
- the ZNF692 gene encoding zinc finger protein 692 isoform X10 produces the protein MLSDASPWTYSSSPDDSEPDAPHPPPSPVTHELKEGETSMAPEAPPVPFALPPSSASSLGSGAPLPAEVGVQLELTGTLQVAQQSQPMASPGSQSPSALASTWDEDTAQIGPKRIRKAAKRELLPCDFPGCGRIFSNRQYLNHHKKYQHIHQKSFSCPEPACGKSFNFKKHLKEHVKLHSDTRDYICEFCARSFRTSSNLIIHRRIHTGEKPLQCEICGFTCRQKASLNWHRRKHAETAATLRFPCEFCGKCFEKPDSVAAHRSKSHPTLHPAPQESPGLLEPCASISSPTPLGSSDGSRPSPVPQAPTLLPQQ
- the ZNF692 gene encoding zinc finger protein 692 isoform X1, which encodes MAASPADACRTRREKRRQLDARRSKCRIRLGGHMEQWCLLKEQLGFSLHSQLAKFLLDRYTSSVCVLCAGPKPLPPKGLQYLVLLSHAHSRECSLVPGLRGPGGREGGLVWECSAGHTFSWGPSSGPTPPEEPRPVLPSTAPRSWCPEARSRQEPAGLESEHDERTQEARLPRGVGPLPETFLPPGEEEEKEEDEDEEEMLSDASPWTYSSSPDDSEPDAPHPPPSPVTHELKEGETSMAPEAPPVPFALPPSSASSLGSGAPLPAEVGVQLELTGTLQVAQQSQPMASPGSQSPSALASTWDEDTAQIGPKRIRKAAKRELLPCDFPGCGRIFSNRQYLNHHKKYQHIHQKSFSCPEPACGKSFNFKKHLKEHVKLHSDTRDYICEFCARSFRTSSNLIIHRRIHTGEKPLQCEICGFTCRQKASLNWHRRKHAETAATLRFPCEFCGKCFEKPDSVAAHRSKSHPTLHPAPQESPGLLEPCASISSPTPLGSSDGSRPSPVPQAPTLLPQQ
- the ZNF692 gene encoding zinc finger protein 692 isoform X8 is translated as MPHAAREAATAGRTPQQVPHPPGRPHGAMVPPQGAAGLLPALPARQVPAGPVHFFSLCALCRGVGPLPETFLPPGEEEEKEEDEDEEEMLSDASPWTYSSSPDDSEPDAPHPPPSPVTHELKEGETSMAPEAPPVPFALPPSSASSLGSGAPLPAEVGVQLELTGTLQVAQQSQPMASPGSQSPSALASTWDEDTAQIGPKRIRKAAKRELLPCDFPGCGRIFSNRQYLNHHKKYQHIHQKSFSCPEPACGKSFNFKKHLKEHVKLHSDTRDYICEFCARSFRTSSNLIIHRRIHTGEKPLQCEICGFTCRQKASLNWHRRKHAETAATLRFPCEFCGKCFEKPDSVAAHRSKSHPTLHPAPQESPGLLEPCASISSPTPLGSSDGSRPSPVPQAPTLLPQQ
- the ZNF692 gene encoding zinc finger protein 692 isoform X3, translated to MPHAAREAATAGRTPQQVPHPPGRPHGAMVPPQGAAGLLPALPARQVPAGPVHFFSLCALCRSQAFAPQGFAVSGAPVSCTQPRVQPGAWAAGAWGPRRGACVGVLSRPHLLLGPLFRPHTSRGAQASPSKYCPKKLVPRGQEQAGACRGVGPLPETFLPPGEEEEKEEDEDEEEMLSDASPWTYSSSPDDSEPDAPHPPPSPVTHELKEGETSMAPEAPPVPFALPPSSASSLGSGAPLPAEVGVQLELTGTLQVAQQSQPMASPGSQSPSALASTWDEDTAQIGPKRIRKAAKRELLPCDFPGCGRIFSNRQYLNHHKKYQHIHQKSFSCPEPACGKSFNFKKHLKEHVKLHSDTRDYICEFCARSFRTSSNLIIHRRIHTGEKPLQCEICGFTCRQKASLNWHRRKHAETAATLRFPCEFCGKCFEKPDSVAAHRSKSHPTLHPAPQESPGLLEPCASISSPTPLGSSDGSRPSPVPQAPTLLPQQ
- the ZNF692 gene encoding zinc finger protein 692 isoform X2, producing MAASPADACRTRREKRRQLDARRSKCRIRLGGHMEQWCLLKEQLGFSLHSQLAKFLLDRYTSSVCVLCAGPKPLPPKGLQYLVLLSHAHSRECSLVPGLRGPGGREGGLVWECSAGHTFSWGPSSGPTPPEEPRPVLPSTAPRSWCPEARSRQEPAGLESEHDERTQEARLPRGVGPLPETFLPPGEEEEKEEDEDEEEMLSDASPWTYSSSPDDEPDAPHPPPSPVTHELKEGETSMAPEAPPVPFALPPSSASSLGSGAPLPAEVGVQLELTGTLQVAQQSQPMASPGSQSPSALASTWDEDTAQIGPKRIRKAAKRELLPCDFPGCGRIFSNRQYLNHHKKYQHIHQKSFSCPEPACGKSFNFKKHLKEHVKLHSDTRDYICEFCARSFRTSSNLIIHRRIHTGEKPLQCEICGFTCRQKASLNWHRRKHAETAATLRFPCEFCGKCFEKPDSVAAHRSKSHPTLHPAPQESPGLLEPCASISSPTPLGSSDGSRPSPVPQAPTLLPQQ
- the ZNF692 gene encoding zinc finger protein 692 isoform X5, with the protein product MPHAAREAATAGRTPQQVPHPPGRPHGAMVPPQGAAGLLPALPARQVPAGPVHFFSLCALCRPHTSRGAQASPSKYCPKKLVPRGQEQAGACRGVGPLPETFLPPGEEEEKEEDEDEEEMLSDASPWTYSSSPDDEPDAPHPPPSPVTHELKEGETSMAPEAPPVPFALPPSSASSLGSGAPLPAEVGVQLELTGTLQVAQQSQPMASPGSQSPSALASTWDEDTAQIGPKRIRKAAKRELLPCDFPGCGRIFSNRQYLNHHKKYQHIHQKSFSCPEPACGKSFNFKKHLKEHVKLHSDTRDYICEFCARSFRTSSNLIIHRRIHTGEKPLQCEICGFTCRQKASLNWHRRKHAETAATLRFPCEFCGKCFEKPDSVAAHRSKSHPTLHPAPQESPGLLEPCASISSPTPLGSSDGSRPSPVPQAPTLLPQQ
- the ZNF692 gene encoding zinc finger protein 692 isoform X4, which translates into the protein MAASPADACRTRREKRRQLDARRSKCRIRLGGHMEQWCLLKEQLGFSLHSQLAKFLLDRYTSSVCVLCAGPTPPEEPRPVLPSTAPRSWCPEARSRQEPAGLESEHDERTQEARLPRGVGPLPETFLPPGEEEEKEEDEDEEEMLSDASPWTYSSSPDDSEPDAPHPPPSPVTHELKEGETSMAPEAPPVPFALPPSSASSLGSGAPLPAEVGVQLELTGTLQVAQQSQPMASPGSQSPSALASTWDEDTAQIGPKRIRKAAKRELLPCDFPGCGRIFSNRQYLNHHKKYQHIHQKSFSCPEPACGKSFNFKKHLKEHVKLHSDTRDYICEFCARSFRTSSNLIIHRRIHTGEKPLQCEICGFTCRQKASLNWHRRKHAETAATLRFPCEFCGKCFEKPDSVAAHRSKSHPTLHPAPQESPGLLEPCASISSPTPLGSSDGSRPSPVPQAPTLLPQQ